From the Anopheles merus strain MAF chromosome 2L, AmerM5.1, whole genome shotgun sequence genome, the window ggtgccttcgagacaaaaataggtgagtTAAAGTCAAAATTTAGCGACAACGACTGTACTTTCGTACGTAAAAATTGTTATTCACCGTGTGCAAATTGTTattccacatcgatctgacaTTTCTTTGCATCATAATGAGTTttcatttcttcagcatgattttcaacaaagCTCatgctggattgagtttgatagttctttgttgtgtgttgaaaatcatgtgttgaaataaattaatcgtTCATCAGATCATATTATATCATATAATCATATtgacgaaattaaaaattatgatgaaaatgaaatctcAGATTGATGTGGACTAACAACATACACGCGGTGAATAGcaacgtttacattcgaaattGACTTGGGAACCCTGTAAGCCTATATCTGATTGAAAATGTCCATTATGTGATTAAAACCTTGTAATGGCTTTTATACAATTTATTCTTCAAAAGTTATACTCACCCTGAGGTGGCTGTATTTGAGGGTTAAATGAACTGTTAGCTAttatttgctgttgttgagaTGCAGGCGGGCGATATTCTGCTGCACTTAGAATCGTAGGTTGACTTATGATATGAATTTCATTAGGATTTCGCATGGGTTGTGTAGTAATTTGAATACTAGGCACCGTACTGACTGGTAATTGCTGTATTTGTTGTCCTGCTGCCGAAGCAGTTACCACGGGCCATGCTTGTGGAGCACTTACAACAAAATGGGATCCGCTAACTTGCAATTGTTGTGGGGGTGCTGCGGGAGTAAAAGATTGAATCGATACCGGAATTTGACTAAATATTTGTTGCGATATCCCGCCATGACTAATTGGTGGATTCGGCTGCGAAGTGATGATTGTATTGCCAACTATATGTTGCACTGTAGGAGGAGGCACAGACATGAttggtggcggcggctggcTAATTGGTATACCCGCTATTGAAGATACGGGAATCACTGTTGTTTTTGGTAGTTGGCTATTGGTAGGAATTTGCTGAAGGATGGCTCCAGATGAAGGACCGTCATCGAGCTTCATCGGTTCTGGCTTGATTTTTATCTCAGTAGAGCCAACAACTTTTTTAGCTTCAGTCCCATTTAAAATTATGCCTGCTTGTGGTCCCAGTGGGGTCAACTCCGGTGGAGGATGCGTTAGAATTGGTTGCtgtgtttgaaaaattatttgGTTTGGTGTTTGTGGTGCTGTCTGATGAATAATATTTGGCGGCGGAACCATGAACGCTGTACTTCCTTGGACAGTGATTATCTGTTGGGTTTGTGGTTGTCTTTGAAAGTGATCAAATTGAGGCGGTGGTATTGTTGTCTGTACAATGCCTTGGACAGGCTGTGACTGGGGCTGAATTAGATGCTGAATCGTGACCTGTCCACTCGAATGAGCACCACTGGCAGTTTGAAGGGATGGATTCTGCTGTATGTATTGTACTTGGTATGGTGGGGCAGGGTTTACTATTATTTGCTGCGCAGCCTCAGGAGGTGCCTGTTGAATTTGTATGCTTGGAGGAGGTTGGGTCAAATGAGCGCCAGGGGTGTTTTTTATCTGCACAATAGGTCGTATTTGCGTCCCCGGAGGAGGATTGCTTACATTTGGAATTTGTGACTGAGGCGCTGTGGTCTGGATTTGTGAGATTACTACATTATTCGGCTGCTGATGAATTTGTAATGGCACATGTGATTGTATAATTGTTGGAGGCTGCTGAATTATTTGCGGTGGAGGGGGTTGACTTTGTTGCAAAGCAGGAGGATGCTGCACAAAGCTTGGTAGTGGCGGTCCAAGaactgctggtggtggttgatGAATTATACCATTGGGTTGTGTAACATGTTGCGTTCTTATAATGGGAGGCATTTGTGCAACTTGGTTTGTTTGAATTAGGCTTGGCTCTGGTATTAACCGAAAATTAGCTTTAGGTATAGTGTTCTCTTGAAAAAAGCTGAGCTCTTCTTGCAAAGTTTCTATCAAATTTTTTGCCAACTGCTTAGCATTCTGCAAACCATCCaacctaaaaataaaaaaaggtaatttaGCATCATACAACACACAGCTTGTGAAGATAAACTCACAACGGATGTTCAATGAACAAATGCAGTGGTTCTGGAGCTTCCTGCATAGTTTGTGGTTCAAGATTCAATGATCCCCGACCTCTTAGTGTTACTATAGCACCAGTTTCAGTACGTATGTAGTTTAAATTTGTGCCTCCTTCACCCAGGACGCGCGATCGTACATTAAATGCTGATGGCGCATGATCCAGCCCAATCATAAGTTTGGCAACGCACATTGTTGTTCCATTTGAAGTACTAATTATTGATGGTGGGGGGTTGCAAATAATTGTAgaaatgtgttgttgttgctgttgttgttgttgattttgttgttgttcttcttgttgttgtttttgtagctgctgctgctgctgctgctgctgatggtgttcTTCCtcctgttgttgctgcttctgttgttgctgctgctgtgactgcagcagctgcttctgctgctcatgctgttgctgctgctcctgttgttgctgctgctcctgttgTGGCTGCTCCTCCTGCTGCGGATGCAGCTGATCTTGttgtttctgctgctgttgttgtgagggttgatgttgttgctccTGTTGCTTTcgcttttgttgctgctgatagAGCGTTTGTGGCTGGTAATTGTCGACGGAAGCCGGTCCAAAATGGGTGTGAATCATTTCAAGACCTGATAAAAATAGCTTTATGtaatggattttgtttcaccACAAACTGTCAAGTTTTTGTAATGCATAAAAATTTTGTGTCAGAAGTAGTTTCATGCATTTTGAAACGAATAGAACATTACTTACTTGCGACctgcattttattataattgttGCTCCAATTACATACACTCGATATTCGAAAATGACGACGTTATATCTTTTAACACTTAACACGCATTTACGATAGAGTGCACAACAATATGCACTAGTTAAATAGACCGTTGTACAGGATCGCTGCAATCTGTCTCTGTAGGATTGGTTTGAATATGTTACACCAGCATTTACACCATTCCATATTTTAGGAAGCTAAATATTTTATCAGGACTCTCATGCTATCTAGCATGTTAACACAAGCAAACACCGATATTTATTTAGCTTGTCTAATCACTTATCCAATATCGATTATACTTCTTCATTACGTTTGCATGGTGCTGCATCTAGAGATGACGCGCCAGCTTACTTTCACCTTTAGCACggtttatcacacacacagttgGTAACCAGAGTTTTCAGTCGATTTTAAACTCACTGAATGATACATAATTAACCCAATAGAAACTGGATTATACCAGGGCTATCTTTCAAATGgcgtttattaattattttaaagtaTCTAATCACTTATTACACTTAATTTTTCACGCTAATTGTCAATCGGCACATTCGCCCAATGTTTCAGAACGCTATGTCAAGCGGGGCTTAATATATCACATTCAATAACATGTTTGCAAGTCATACTCTGCGGCACAAACATTGAATTATCAATTATTATAATTGATCCATGATGCTGCATCGAACAACCATTATTGCCTTGGTAGCTTCATACGTATGATAACAATCTAATTCTCGGTATCAAACAAAGACCGAATATTTTTGTGCCTGATTTAAGGAGATTCACCAATTCGGacatacagtctgttcccgagttacgcggtttctacGTTCCCAACGAATCCGCGTAaatcgaatatccgcgtaagtcgaatttcatgttttttgaCTAACCGTCCAAATAGACATACAGCGacaacgtcgcgcgcgacaaaaagtagctcaattttgcaaacagagctactCGTCACGCGCGACAATTTTGCT encodes:
- the LOC121591403 gene encoding mediator of RNA polymerase II transcription subunit 15-like, with amino-acid sequence MIHTHFGPASVDNYQPQTLYQQQQKRKQQEQQHQPSQQQQQKQQDQLHPQQEEQPQQEQQQQKQQQQEEEHHQQQQQQQQLQKQQQEEQQQNQQQQQQQQHISTIICNPPPSIISTSNGTTMCVAKLMIGLDHAPSAFNVRSRVLGEGGTNLNYIRTETGAIVTLRGRGSLNLEPQTMQEAPEPLHLFIEHPLLDGLQNAKQLAKNLIETLQEELSFFQENTIPKANFRLIPEPSLIQTNQVAQMPPIIRTQHVTQPNGIIHQPPPAVLGPPLPSFVQHPPALQQSQPPPPQIIQQPPTIIQSHVPLQIHQQPNNVVISQIQTTAPQSQIPNVSNPPPGTQIRPIVQIKNTPGAHLTQPPPSIQIQQAPPEAAQQIIVNPAPPYQVQYIQQNPSLQTASGAHSSGQVTIQHLIQPQSQPVQGIVQTTIPPPQFDHFQRQPQTQQIITVQGSTAFMVPPPNIIHQTAPQTPNQIIFQTQQPILTHPPPELTPLGPQAGIILNGTEAKKVVGSTEIKIKPEPMKLDDGPSSGAILQQIPTNSQLPKTTVIPVSSIAGIPISQPPPPIMSVPPPTVQHIVGNTIITSQPNPPISHGGISQQIFSQIPVSIQSFTPAAPPQQLQVSGSHFVVSAPQAWPVVTASAAGQQIQQLPVSTVPSIQITTQPMRNPNEIHIISQPTILSAAEYRPPASQQQQIIANSSFNPQIQPPQGVQVQFHTVPPPPQQIITSLGNAQIQHPPQAPQSQLIENQRAPQHQIIINASIPPQPPPPPPFTAAQYSAQEVSKPNVEQLQRPPPTSHPPPKQLRHNINTQTKPHAMLRPGQKRKISDEDVNKLMPPKIGLGQKPRLTRQENEMATKKNLYKFQTVPNM